The sequence CCTTCTCGGGGAGGTTGTGGGGTGCACACTGCTGGAgtcagcatgtgtgtgtgtgcacagacaCCTGTCCTGCCTTACACACCCCTCCCTGTACCCCCACTTGCACAACTACCCCCACCCGCCAACACCCAGACCCCAACAcatccccatcacccccccccacacaccccagccTGTAACACTCCCCACCAGGAccatggacacacacacagagtgttgTTTGGGGGGGCTCTGGTCCCTGCCGGTCGGGGGCAGCTCCTCCTGCCGTGTCTCCGTTCTCCCTCCATGAGGGGGACCCCGCTATGGCCAGAGGGATGGGTAATTCATTGGGGACCACCAGCGCTGCCCATGGGGGATCTgtggggacaggggctggggggcagccggactcacccccgctccccccgcagagATCCGCGAAGCCTTCAAGGTGTTCGACCGGGATGGCAACGGCTTCATCTCCAAGCAGGAGCTGGGCACCGCCATGCGCTCTCTGGGCTACATGCCCAACGAGGTGGAGCTGGAAGTCATCATCCAGCGCCTCGACATGGACGGTAGGACCCCAGCGCCccgggacggggacagggaccgGTACCCCCCGCCCCTTGCTTTGTTGAAACACCCAATTTGCCCCATTTCCACCCCactggctggtggctgctggACCCAGCGTGGGGTGGGGGATGCAGGAGGGCCTGATCCAGGCTCTGCCTCATGCCCAGAGTCTCCCGCTCAtccgtcatcatcatcatcattgcCACTGCAGCTTTGTTTAGGAGGATTGAACAATCCTGGAGTGTTTGTGGGCACCTCTCCTGGCTCTGCAAACCTGCTGGGACCAGGCTGCCGGGGCCAGATCCTGCACCCTGGGGTAGATCCTGCACCCTGGGGTGGATCCAGCGCCCCGGACCATGCCCTCAGCACCCAGCAGGGCGGGCTGGCCGTGCATCTCCAACACTCGCTGCCACCATCGGCCTGTCCCTGTTGCTCCCGCACTCACAGGACCTTAAAGAGCTCGTTAATTTattggtttcctttttttcaccCATTTAAAAGCCTTTCCGGCAGCACTGCCAAGCTGCTGCTCCCTTCATTACTCATCGTTAGTGGTGACCTGACAGCCCCGCCACCAGCGTCCGCAGCCGCAGGATAAGGCCAGCCCATGGCACCCTGTCCCcgccccttcccagcccccccagGGTCACGGCCACCACGGGGGTCCCCAAGGGGCATTGGGGTCCCAGATGGAATTGGGGTTCCAAATGGTGTTTGGGGTCCTGGATGGTGCTGGGGGTCACCAGGCAGTACTGGGGGTCCCCAGATGGCATTAAGGGTCCCAGCTAGCACTGGGGACCCCAACCAGTGTTGGGCCTCCCAGCTGGTGTTGGGGAACCCAAACTTGGTTGGAGGTCCCCACCAAGTGTTGGGGTCCCTGGTTGGTATTGGGGGTCTCCAGATAGTACTGGGGGTTCTCCAGATGGCATTGGGGTCCTGGCTGGCACTGGGGACCCCAGCCAGTGTTGGGCATCTTGGCCAATGTGGGGGGACCCCTAACTTTGCTGAAGGTCCCCAGATGGTGTTGGGGTCCTCAAATGGTTTTGGGGGCTCCCCGACAAGCCATAGGGTCCTGGTTGGTACTGGGGGTTCCCAGCCAGTTTGGGGGTCCCTGGCTGGTGAAGTTCAAGAGTCCAAGGTCCCGTAATACCGGCTGCTGCTCCGGGCCATTGCAGGTGGATGTTAATGACTCCTGAGTGGGATGGGGGGACTCTGGGCACAGCCTGAGCCCCCCAAGTGCTGTGCCCAGAAGCAGGGTCcacccaggctgcccagagcagggtgTCCCCAGGCAGTGCCAAACCCAGGAGGAGGGTTCCCAAAAAAAACACTGAGGCTTGGAGCAGAACCCCCTCAGGCTGCACAGGAGTTGGGGTTCATCTGAACATCATCAACTCCAGGAAGGGTGACCCCTCAATCAGCCCCATGGGGACCCTCCTGGGGGGGGAGTTGGGTGTCACATGTGCCCCCGTGCCTGGGCAGGGGGTGACAGCCGCCTCTGTGTTCTACAGGCGACGGGCAGGTGGACTTCGAGGAGTTTGTGACATTACTGGGGCCCAAGCTGTCCACCTCGGGCATCCCGGAGAAGTTCCATGGCACAGACTTTGACACCGTCTTCTGGAAGGTAGGGACACCCCCACCCTCGCCCTGGGGGGCATCACCCCTGGACCCACACCGAGAGCACGGGGGGATGGCTTGGGGTCAGGGTCAGGGTcaaggttagggttagggttggggctATGGTCAGGGTTAGAGTTGGTTTAAGGTTTAGGGTTAGAGTTGGAGTCAGGGTTAGGTTTAGGATGAGGGTTAGGATCAGGTTTAGGGTCAGGGTTGGGGTTAGGGTGAGGGTCAAGCTCAGGCTCAGGCTCCAGGTTAGGGTTAGTGTAAGCGTTAGGGTCAGGGTCAGGTACACTGGCCTGAAGCTTTTCTGTCCCCGCCACGGCACGGGGTGGTGGATGGTGCGAGCACCCACCGGGTGCCCCTCACAGGCGCAGCCAGCCCCGCTCTGCTGGGGGGGTTGGCAGGACACCAGACCTTTCCCTGCCAAGAATGGGGAAAAACacagcacccaagggtgctgggggacCCCACAGCATCACCGTGCCCCCCTGCCCGTGGGGTCAGCCCCTGCCCGAGcccccctgcccgctccccgcaGTGCGACATGCAGAAGCTGACGGTGGACGAGCTGAAGCGGCTGCTGTACGACACCTTCTGCGAGCACCTCTCCATGAAGGACATCGAGAACATCATCATGACGGAGGAGGAGAGCCACATGGGCACGGCCGAGGAGTGCCCCGTCGACGTGGAGAGTGAGTGCCAGGCACCTGGGGAtgccaaacacccccccccacacacacacacagccccaacGCCACAGGGATGGCACCTGGGGTAGGGGGCggagtggggggggggtgttggggtaaCCCCCCGGCTCTCcccccagcctgctccagccAGCAGATCCGGCAGACCTGTGTGCGGAAGAGCCTCATCTGCGCCTTCGCCATCGCCTTCATCATCAGCGTGATGCTCATCGCCGCCAACCAGGTGCTGCGCAGCGGCATGAAGTAGCGGGGCCGCCCCGAGCGCCTGCCTCCGGCCACCGACGGGGAGCCACACCTGTAGCGAGGAGTATCGAGAGAGATATATATCCATATTCAAATCAGACACGCAAAAACCCCCCCCGGGAGGGGGGCAAACCTGAAGGGGGGAAGACCTGTGCCGGTCCCCGCTGTCTGGAACGATGCGATCGCATGGCTGTTTGCAGAACATGGaaagacacacaaacacacacagaaaagacCCTcgccagaaaaaaaaccccaaaccgtaAGTGCATGTAACGTGCATGGAGCCCCGtgtgctgccccctccccgcgccggggggcAGATTGCCCCCCCCGGGCGTAGGATCCCATCGGATACACCGATACTATCGTCTATAGCTCTATATTTATGATACAAACCAAATCATCCCCTAAGCAATACACGCGCCTGAGATGGTTTCTAGAGATGGGAGCGTTTGCATGGACTTGGCTGCCAAGGGCTggatttcacacacacacaccccccggcccccccgccccggccccgtgtcgtgcctcggtttccccacctGCCAGATGGGGGGATGTCGCTGACCTCCCGCGTGATGCATCTTGAGCCGATCTTCCTGGGAAGAGCTGGAGTGACCCCGAGGCCGGGGACCCCGCACCAGCCGGGGCCACTTGCCCTGCACACCCCCAAGCCCCCCCGGCCTGTATGTAGCACCCACCTGGGCACTGGACTGGTTCGGATTTGGGGCCGTTTCTCATTCTTTGGAgttgtttttggttgtttttgtttgttttttttttctttcttcctggttGGTTGTTTCCGATCTGAAATAAAACTGGGATTTCTGAAGCGCTCTGGGCTGCTGGTGCTCCTGGCAATGTGGGGGGCACACGGGGGGGATGTGATGGCTGCCATGGGAGCACACGTGGGTGCCGCTGAGCTGTTGACAGTGTGCGGATGAGTCCTCCTGGCAACGGAGGGGGGCAATGGCCTGGGCTCTGTGGCCCCCCAACATAAacctggggctggaggggacccAGCTCATTCCCAGCAGCtcctcccagtgctggggggggtgggttACACTCCTGTGTACCCTACCCCAGTCTGGCCGTGgatcctgccctttcccagggGTCGGTGCAAACACAGAGCAGTTTTATTCCCCCCTCCTCATCTCTGTGCCCCGGTATTTTACGCTGACAGCTAATGACTGTTTTGAGGCCATTTGCCTTACGAAGTGCCTCAACGGCGAGAACACGCAGCGTAAGCCCCTTCCCAAAAGCACTTTCACCTGGATTATCTGGGGGGAGCCAGGATCCGGCCCATGGCAGAGAGGGGCATGGGGGGGCTCAGAGAGACTCTAGGGGGGTCACATacctgggccaggctggggatTCTGCCCCAGTGCTGGCAGGAAGGGGAGCATCCCTgttactcctgatttacaccacGGTGGGGTCTGGCCCAGGTGTAACCCCCCCCATGCTGATGAAAACACAGCCATGCTCATGCAAACCGCGGTGGCAATCACCTCTGCGTGTGCTCAGGGGCGCCCGCGCCTGCCTAATGGATCGTCCTCCCCGAGCCCCCAAGTGATGCATTTTTAATGgcaaatagattaaaataataaataaaaacagggGGGGAAGCTCTCGGTGCCGTGAGTGTATCAGGGAAGGCTGTGGCACCCTGCCGTgggtggtgctggggggtcccCCCCGTGGGGAATGGGGCTGGAAGGGACCATCCCCGGGGTGTCAGGGCTGGAGCAACCCCAGCCTTCAGCTCCCCGGAGCCCTGTTTGACCCCCCCAGGGGGAAAACACGCTTCCTTGCGCCTGCCCGAGGTTTCCCACCCTCCAGAGGGGCCTCCCCAGCCCTGAGCGGGGGGAGACCCTGGTTTTGGGATACCAGGAGGAATCGGCTGCGTTTtattgatttggggtttgggtgtgtgggttggcttttttttttgatcttgtATAATTTATCAAACAAATTGAACTGAACGTccaaatgagaaatgaaaatggGAAGTGCTCCACGGCAATGAAATCATTTCGGCTGCCTCGCAAATTGGGGGAAGCTCCGCACCCATAATGAAATTTCATCCATCTCCCCAcagaaagttttgattttttataAACTGGCATTTCCAAAGGAAGCCACGTGGCCTCGGagatgtgtatatatgtgtatttttaaccAGGTCTATTATAGACACTGTGAATAAACATAAGGGGGcctaaaagaaaaagaggacaaTTTAATTTGCTAGAAAATACaataacataaaagaaaaattagataaAAGGAATAATGTGATCCCGCAAGCTCAGCTTTTCAAAGCTGCTCAATTAATTTTGATGGGAATTGGGGGAACGGATTTCTTCAGGCAGGTTTGGAGATGGCAGGTCCCGATTCAGGAGCAGTggctgcaggagggcagcacGGGGGCCCAGCCGTGTCCCCCCCACGCTGGCCTTGCGCCGCTCTGCCGCAGCCGGGGACGGCTCCTTGCGGCTGCTGTGAAACAGCAATGCTCCTCGCTAATTTAATTAAATGCTCGctaggaagggggaaaaaaaaaatctcagtacgCGAGCACTGCGGTGGGATgagggaaggtgctggggaggtGCGGGGCTGCCGTGGGTGAGGGGAGGTGTGAGGGAGAAGGACCCTGTGTGGGCGCTGCCGTCGGTCCGCGCTGGACAGAGGAAAACTGGCAGCAAAACCACAGAGGTTTGCAGGGCTGAGCTTGCCATAGCACTGAGAAGTGTtttgggagaggaagggaagaagttGGTGGAGGTTATTTCCCTCTCTGGGGCTGTAAGCAGTGTGGGATGGTCTCAGCCTCATCCCTGTCCCTGTTCCCTCTCCCATCCTCATCCCTGTCCCATCATCTCCATCCTCTCCATCCCCATTCCCATCCTTAtttccagccctgtccctgccctgtccTCATCCCTgctcccatctccatccccatcccctttCCCATCCTGTCCCCGTTCCCATTCCTactcccatccccatccccgtccccctcctctcccagcaagAGCTGCCAGAGGACactgggcagagcccagcagggCTGCGCCTTGGCAGGGGCCCAGGAGCTGCTCATTTCCCTAAAAGCTTCCCGATAAATTACTCCTCCTTTTGCTCTATAAAAGGCACTTTGGCTCGTGCCCTCGCTAACGGCCCGCAGCTCCTCACGGCCCACCCCGGGACGGTGCCGAGGACGTGGAGGCCCGCGGGGCCGTGCACATCCCCGGCGCATCCTTTGGGAGCCGGGTACCAGCCGCCCATCccctgggctgtggaggagccaGGGAGGAGCCGAGAGCTCTGTCCTGCTTTGGCATTGTCCTCCCCGCCGTGCAGCTCTCTGCAAAcggccttttttccccaggttagCCCGCACCAGCTGCGTCCTGTCCCTGGCAGTGATACATGCCATCATTACATCTCCTGACACCACGCTATAAAATACACCCCCATAAAAGCCTGTAATTTACAGGCTCCTACAAGTACCTGGGAGTTACACGGCTCCATGAATACACAACACCCTGCGAGCGATTCGACGGTCGGCCTCAATAGCCTGAGATCATGCAAGCTTTTGAAGGAAAACCCGGTGGTTTTAATTAAACCCCCTCGCCAGCCCCTCTCAGCCTCTCCCGGCCAGGCTGGCGCTTGGCAGGGAACGCTCCCGTTCTCGGCTTTCAGGCTTTATCGGGAGTTTCTGCGTCACGAGCATCTCGTCTCTTCGGGGGCGAGGAAGAGtgcggaggggctggggctgtgtttgTGTTTTACACTGTAATTTTCATTTACAGTTCAGTTTTGCAGCTCGCCCAGGGAGCTGCCTGGTGCTCCAGCCTGCTTGGCCAGAGATGTGTTTCTCTACCAAAACTAAGCTGGATCTGGGGAGCAGTTTCGGAACCGTGAAGCTTGTGAGCGTTGGGTAAAGCAACACCTCCGGGACCAGCTGCTGTCCCAGGGATGCTCCAAAACACTCCGGGACTGGAGCAcatggagcagggaggggagccggggggtgATGAAAGCACATCTCCAAACACGGGTGAGGAACTGCAAAGTCTTTTGAGCGCTGATCGTGAAACAGCCGGCACACGCCGTCCTCCAAACATCCGCGAGAGAGACGGGAGCGGTGGCTCTTGGGTTTGCCTCTGGCGGTGGTGGCCGTGGCCTGGTTAGGAGGGTGCCTGCGCGCGTGGCCTGGCTGCCGCTGCCACTCAGACTCACAGCAAAGCAGTTTGTTGCCCTTTGAAGTCAGCAGACCGGCGGGGGCGAtgggctgagccccccccagcagcccccagctccccagggctctCCCCCGGCGCCGGGGGTGCACATCAAAGCAGGTTGGAGAGAGCAGCCAAAGCTGCTCCTGtgctggctgggagcagagccTGGCAGCTCACACCCCCACTCCAGAGCATCCTACAGCCcttttggggttccccccccaTTTGGCCTCAGGCAGCTGTGCAACCTCTGCATTCAGGGCAAGGGTCCCCTTCCTCCAGGGGACTCTGATTTACCCCCAAATAGGTGCCACGTGGGTGCTCGTAAAGGGAGCTGAGGGTGGGACACGGGGCTGATGCCGCATCCTCTGAGCCCAAGCCCCCGGGCTCCCCCTTCACAGACCAGCCCACACAGGGCTTGGCGTAGCAACCACGGTCACACCGGGGGAACAGAAACACCCTTTTAGTCCGGTTTAAACCTCACCCAGCCTCTGGCTGAGGGTGATTTCCCCGCTGCAGCAGGGCTCCCGCAGCTCCGCACCCAGCCACGCTGCGGCCGCATCCAGCCCCTGCTCCAGGATGAGTCCCAGGATGGGCCGTGCTGGGGCTGGTGGCTCCCAATGAGCACCTGCCTGCACACCCCGAGGCGGGagctctgccctgccccagcGTGATCCAGGCGAGATTTGGCCAAAGGCAGCTGGCTCCTGCCTGCGCTCTTCACGAATCTGGACCCACCGCCTCCCTGCGCGGCCAAACCTGGAATGCGCTGGCAGCGGGCGCTGCCATCCTGGACAGACCCGCTCTGCCGGGGGGGTGGTTCTGGCCGGGATCCCCCGCGCGCTCGGCCGCTCTGCCCTGATGCCGAGAGCACCCACCCGCCTTCCAGAGAAAGCCAAGCCAAGGCCTCGTCCATCCCTCGCGCTCCCGGTGAGGAGGGATGACTCTGTAACAATGCTCACCGCAGCAGCCGTGCAGCTGGGCTTGGCCGTACCAAAGCTGCGCCCTAAAAGCACCCCGACATTCTTCCCCAGGGCACTcttccagagcagcagagaggagctgaggCAGGCTGGCGCCCGCGGCCCCTGTGCCTGGCCCTTGGCTCTCAACA is a genomic window of Athene noctua chromosome 17, bAthNoc1.hap1.1, whole genome shotgun sequence containing:
- the CABP7 gene encoding calcium-binding protein 7 gives rise to the protein MPFHPVTAALMYRGIYTIPNILAEQHPVEIPEDELEEIREAFKVFDRDGNGFISKQELGTAMRSLGYMPNEVELEVIIQRLDMDGDGQVDFEEFVTLLGPKLSTSGIPEKFHGTDFDTVFWKCDMQKLTVDELKRLLYDTFCEHLSMKDIENIIMTEEESHMGTAEECPVDVETCSSQQIRQTCVRKSLICAFAIAFIISVMLIAANQVLRSGMK